Proteins from one Candidatus Fusobacterium pullicola genomic window:
- a CDS encoding bifunctional oligoribonuclease/PAP phosphatase NrnA, with product MREFLEIRDKILESDNIVVVSHVNPDGDAIGSGLALTLGLRKIGKKVRFILQDKYSDNISYLKDLKSIEQYDETKEYDFNLVICVDGATDDRLGDAKALLKNRFVINFDHHISNTMYGDLNCVTEISSTSELIYKFLKFCGIEIDIDMAEALYTGLVNDTGNFTHNNVTTETFEMASELKRVGIDNSKIVREFFNTKTLAAIKLLGKAMYDMEYNEEKKLVYYFMSRAELDRFNGRKEDTEGIVERLIALKEAEVSLFLREDKVGVIKGSMRSKHDVDVNEIASIFNGGGHRKAAGFTSELPAEEIIKIVLEKL from the coding sequence TTGAGAGAATTTTTAGAGATAAGAGATAAGATTTTAGAGAGTGATAATATAGTTGTAGTATCTCATGTGAATCCAGATGGAGATGCTATAGGCTCAGGACTTGCCCTAACATTAGGACTTAGAAAAATAGGAAAAAAAGTTAGATTTATTTTACAAGATAAATATTCAGATAATATAAGTTATCTTAAAGATTTAAAGAGTATAGAACAATATGATGAGACAAAAGAGTATGATTTTAATCTAGTTATATGTGTAGATGGAGCAACAGATGATAGATTGGGAGATGCTAAGGCACTATTAAAAAATAGATTTGTAATAAATTTTGACCACCACATAAGTAACACTATGTATGGAGATTTAAATTGTGTTACTGAAATATCATCTACAAGTGAGTTAATCTATAAATTTTTAAAATTCTGTGGAATAGAGATTGATATAGATATGGCTGAAGCTCTATATACAGGACTTGTAAATGATACTGGAAATTTTACTCACAATAATGTAACAACAGAAACTTTTGAAATGGCTAGTGAATTAAAAAGAGTAGGTATAGATAACTCAAAGATAGTGAGAGAGTTCTTTAATACAAAAACCTTAGCAGCTATAAAACTTTTAGGGAAAGCTATGTATGATATGGAGTATAATGAGGAGAAAAAATTAGTTTATTACTTTATGTCAAGGGCTGAACTAGATAGATTTAATGGTAGGAAAGAGGATACTGAAGGGATTGTAGAGAGATTGATAGCTTTAAAAGAGGCTGAGGTATCACTTTTTTTAAGAGAGGATAAAGTAGGAGTTATAAAAGGAAGTATGAGAAGTAAACACGATGTAGATGTAAACGAGATAGCTTCTATTTTTAATGGTGGAGGACACCGTAAGGCAGCAGGTTTTACAAGTGAACTTCCAGCTGAAGAGATAATCAAAATAGTACTTGAAAAACTGTAG
- a CDS encoding CsgG/HfaB family protein, with protein sequence MKKYIGIFLTTLLLVGCSSGEVRSSVKKEDNISNLRDYNTYKKNLAPKRRVVIGKIKNYSRFGTQRTDSITKDILVSEFSNSGRFNVLERDDLDSVMEELAFSNSLGEKSILAKQKFLDTDFVVVGSVTKYELNTTGSSSLFSKSKEQRAEAVIELKVIDVLNGKVWTETGEGSSSVKFGTVLGAGTYGSYGSLEQEAFRAAVIQGVEKIVNKIDSMPWTAAVVQKTGSKIIINSGSSNNLQIGTQMNVYKQGKAIEYRGEVLGYEENLVGTAVVEDYIGTDAAILRYNGVDFSLPAVVKLK encoded by the coding sequence ATGAAAAAATATATTGGTATTTTTTTAACAACTTTATTACTAGTTGGATGTAGTAGTGGAGAAGTAAGAAGCAGTGTAAAAAAAGAGGATAATATTTCAAATTTGAGAGATTATAATACATATAAGAAAAATCTTGCTCCTAAGAGAAGAGTAGTTATAGGAAAGATTAAGAACTATTCAAGATTTGGAACACAAAGAACAGACAGTATCACTAAAGATATATTGGTTTCTGAGTTTTCTAACTCTGGAAGATTTAATGTATTAGAAAGAGATGATTTAGATTCTGTAATGGAAGAGTTAGCTTTTTCAAATTCATTAGGTGAGAAATCTATTTTAGCTAAGCAAAAGTTCTTAGATACAGATTTTGTAGTTGTAGGAAGTGTAACAAAATATGAATTAAATACAACAGGAAGTAGCTCACTTTTTTCTAAGAGTAAGGAGCAAAGAGCTGAGGCAGTAATAGAGTTAAAAGTCATAGATGTTTTAAATGGAAAGGTATGGACAGAGACAGGTGAGGGAAGTTCTAGTGTAAAATTTGGAACTGTTTTAGGAGCAGGAACTTATGGTTCATATGGAAGTTTAGAACAGGAAGCTTTTAGAGCTGCTGTAATTCAAGGAGTAGAAAAGATAGTAAATAAGATTGATTCAATGCCTTGGACAGCTGCAGTAGTACAAAAAACAGGAAGTAAAATAATTATAAATTCAGGATCTTCTAATAACCTTCAGATAGGAACTCAAATGAATGTTTATAAACAAGGGAAGGCTATCGAGTATAGAGGAGAGGTATTGGGATATGAGGAAAATCTAGTAGGAACAGCTGTGGTTGAAGATTATATAGGAACAGATGCAGCAATACTAAGATATAATGGGGTGGACTTTTCACTACCCGCTGTGGTAAAATTAAAATAA
- the hprK gene encoding HPr(Ser) kinase/phosphatase encodes MKLLGNEITSNKKVTILDLKEYLGLEIITEGNLELQIKVPSIYQIGYELVGFFEVDEELNNYIHIYGRKESRFLAKFSEEERKKIFDEYFKYNFPALIITNEGTVFPEMIESAKKNGRTILKSKRRTSATIREAKFFLSKRLAEEKMYDGYIFLDVMGMGVLLTGYEDAKLGVTIELLERGHRLITDNHLMIKRVAENDLEGYNRVDKTIMDSHFFLDNLKDGSKIDVTTLFGIKATRKMKRVDLLIVLEEWNEKKFYDRLGLDEVYEEFLGSKIPKLNIPVRKGRNLAIIIETAALNYRLKMMGVNSAEYFMKESQKLITANKKKQGDKDMNNGKVLSVKELKNQFNLKVLLGEDRLDDTFIKTTSIHRPSLALAGYVENYKDAAYNGVQIFSKAEFKFLSTLPEEVRIKNLENYLQFQLPVLVLTDDVEVPEYFYELVKKRGMILCRSSYKKASQMIANFNSYLETYFTPNISVHGVFLEMYGFGVLLTGKSGVGKSETALELIHRGHRLVADDLVKFVKDTSGDIVGTSANLPYFMEIRGLGIIDIKTLYGLGAVRINKKLDIVIELREQECCNDYLTTVDYQNSETEVLDNKVPKMTLYISSGRNAAAMVEIAVMNLMASKLGHDPEKLYREGLKRMTEEERKALGLEEKI; translated from the coding sequence ATGAAGTTATTGGGCAATGAAATAACAAGTAATAAAAAGGTAACAATACTTGATTTAAAAGAGTATTTGGGATTAGAGATAATAACAGAGGGAAATTTGGAGCTTCAAATTAAGGTTCCAAGTATTTATCAAATTGGATATGAGTTAGTTGGATTTTTTGAAGTTGATGAAGAGTTAAATAACTATATTCATATTTACGGAAGAAAGGAATCAAGATTTTTAGCTAAATTTTCTGAAGAGGAGAGAAAAAAAATATTTGATGAGTACTTTAAATATAATTTTCCAGCTTTAATAATAACTAATGAGGGTACTGTATTTCCTGAGATGATAGAGAGTGCTAAGAAAAATGGTAGAACAATACTGAAAAGTAAGAGAAGAACCTCTGCTACAATAAGAGAGGCTAAATTTTTTCTATCTAAGAGATTAGCAGAAGAGAAGATGTATGATGGATATATTTTCTTAGATGTTATGGGAATGGGAGTTCTATTGACTGGATATGAAGATGCCAAATTAGGAGTAACAATAGAGCTTTTAGAAAGAGGACATCGTCTGATTACAGATAATCATCTGATGATAAAAAGAGTAGCTGAAAATGATTTAGAGGGATATAATAGAGTTGATAAAACTATAATGGATAGCCATTTTTTTCTAGATAACTTGAAAGATGGAAGTAAGATTGATGTAACTACACTCTTTGGAATAAAGGCAACTAGAAAGATGAAAAGAGTAGACTTATTAATAGTCTTAGAAGAGTGGAATGAGAAAAAATTCTATGATAGACTTGGACTAGATGAAGTGTACGAGGAGTTCTTAGGAAGTAAGATACCAAAATTAAATATTCCAGTTAGAAAGGGAAGAAACTTAGCAATTATCATTGAGACAGCGGCTTTAAATTATAGATTGAAGATGATGGGTGTAAACTCGGCAGAGTATTTTATGAAGGAATCTCAAAAATTGATAACTGCTAATAAAAAGAAGCAAGGAGATAAGGATATGAATAACGGAAAGGTACTATCAGTTAAAGAGTTGAAAAATCAATTCAATTTAAAAGTTCTTTTGGGAGAGGATAGATTAGATGATACTTTCATAAAGACAACAAGTATACATAGACCCTCACTTGCTTTAGCTGGATATGTAGAAAATTATAAGGACGCAGCTTATAATGGAGTTCAGATTTTCTCAAAGGCTGAGTTTAAATTTTTGAGTACATTACCAGAAGAGGTAAGGATAAAAAATTTAGAAAATTATCTTCAGTTTCAGTTACCAGTTTTAGTACTTACTGATGATGTAGAGGTACCAGAGTATTTCTACGAATTAGTAAAGAAAAGAGGAATGATACTATGTAGAAGCTCATATAAGAAAGCATCACAGATGATAGCTAATTTCAATAGTTATTTGGAGACATATTTTACTCCAAATATATCAGTACATGGTGTATTTTTAGAGATGTATGGTTTTGGAGTTCTACTTACTGGAAAGAGTGGAGTAGGAAAGAGTGAGACAGCTTTAGAGTTAATCCATAGAGGACATAGACTTGTGGCTGATGACTTGGTAAAGTTTGTAAAGGACACTAGTGGAGATATAGTTGGAACTTCTGCTAACCTTCCATATTTTATGGAGATAAGAGGTTTAGGAATAATAGATATAAAAACTCTGTATGGTTTAGGTGCTGTTAGAATAAATAAGAAATTGGATATAGTAATAGAGCTGAGAGAACAGGAGTGTTGTAACGACTATTTGACAACAGTAGATTATCAAAATAGTGAAACAGAGGTTTTAGATAATAAGGTTCCAAAGATGACTCTATATATCTCTTCTGGAAGAAATGCTGCTGCCATGGTAGAGATAGCAGTTATGAATCTTATGGCTAGTAAATTAGGACATGATCCAGAAAAATTATATAGAGAGGGATTAAAGAGAATGACAGAAGAGGAAAGAAAAGCCTTAGGATTGGAGGAGAAAATTTGA
- the sepF gene encoding cell division protein SepF, producing MEKDFDIVFVKPKKYEDCKKCVGYIKRDKIVHINLMDLDGKESQRILDYISGAVYIKEGEIVNPGENIFCTIPKNKNHMFDYKAKTESYDEEEEIVPIYRK from the coding sequence ATGGAAAAAGATTTTGATATTGTATTTGTAAAACCTAAAAAATATGAAGATTGTAAAAAATGTGTAGGATATATAAAAAGAGATAAAATAGTTCATATAAACCTTATGGATTTAGATGGAAAGGAATCACAAAGAATTTTAGATTATATATCTGGAGCTGTTTATATTAAAGAGGGAGAGATAGTAAATCCTGGAGAAAATATTTTCTGTACAATACCAAAAAATAAAAATCATATGTTTGATTATAAAGCTAAGACAGAAAGTTATGATGAAGAGGAAGAGATCGTTCCTATCTATAGAAAATAA
- a CDS encoding TSUP family transporter: MLQEFLNHIDIGTFIFLGIACFVASFIDAVAGGGGLITVPAYLASGIPAHVALGTNKISSSIGTIASALKFATSGKVNWELCKKITPFSFIGALLGVKTVVLIDSKYLYPIAIVLLLLVLIYTMVNKKMGEENNFIGLNSENITAGRVMGVVMGFYDGFFGPGTGSFLIFALIRIFKLDFTNASGNAKILNLTSNLASMFLFIFLGKVNFFYSIPIGIIMIFGATLGAKTAVTKGTKFIKPMFLIVTSIVLIKMIAESIFGIDVGGIIKEFFMKIM; encoded by the coding sequence GTGTTACAAGAATTTTTAAATCATATTGATATAGGTACTTTTATATTTTTAGGGATAGCTTGCTTCGTAGCTTCTTTTATAGATGCTGTAGCTGGTGGAGGAGGATTGATTACTGTTCCAGCTTATCTTGCTTCAGGAATACCAGCTCATGTGGCATTGGGAACTAATAAGATATCTTCTAGTATAGGAACGATAGCAAGTGCATTAAAATTTGCAACTTCTGGAAAGGTGAATTGGGAACTTTGTAAAAAGATAACTCCGTTCTCTTTTATTGGAGCTCTATTGGGAGTAAAAACTGTTGTTTTAATAGATTCAAAATATCTTTATCCAATAGCAATAGTGTTACTATTATTAGTTCTAATCTATACAATGGTAAATAAAAAAATGGGAGAGGAAAACAATTTTATAGGTTTAAATAGTGAAAATATAACAGCTGGCAGAGTAATGGGAGTAGTAATGGGATTTTATGATGGTTTTTTTGGACCGGGTACAGGATCATTTCTAATTTTTGCTCTTATCAGAATTTTTAAGTTAGATTTTACAAATGCTAGTGGAAATGCTAAAATTTTAAACTTAACAAGCAATCTAGCTAGTATGTTTCTATTTATATTTTTAGGAAAGGTAAATTTTTTCTATTCAATTCCAATAGGGATAATTATGATATTTGGAGCTACATTGGGAGCTAAAACAGCAGTTACTAAGGGAACAAAATTTATAAAACCTATGTTTTTAATAGTAACCTCAATAGTTTTAATAAAGATGATTGCAGAATCAATATTTGGAATAGATGTTGGTGGGATAATAAAAGAGTTTTTTATGAAAATAATGTAA